In Pan paniscus chromosome 13, NHGRI_mPanPan1-v2.0_pri, whole genome shotgun sequence, one DNA window encodes the following:
- the LOC100993088 gene encoding endothelin-converting enzyme-like 1, whose translation MEPPYSLTAHYDEFQEVKYVSRCGAGGARGASLPPGFPLGAARSATGARSGLPHWNRREVCLLSGLVFAAGLCAILAAMLALKYLGPVAAGGGACPEGCPERKAFARAARFLAANLDASIDPCQDFYSFACGGWLRRHAIPDDKLTYGTIAAIGEQNEERLRRLLARPGGGPGGAAQRKVRAFFRSCLDMREIERLGPRPMLEVIEDCGGWDLGGAEERPGVAARWDLNRLLYKAQGVYSAAALFSLTVSLDDRNSSRYVIRIDQDGLTLPERTLYLAQDEDSEKILAAYRVFMERVLSLLGADAVEQKAQEILQVEQRLANFTVSEYDDLRRDVSSMYNKVTLGQLQKITPHLRWKWLLDQIFQEDFSEEEEVVLLATDYMQQVSQLIRSTPHRVLHNYLVWRVVVVLSEHLSPPFREALHELAREMEGSDKPQELARVCLGQANRHFGMALGALFVHEHFSAASKAKVQQLVEDIKYILGQRLEELDWMDAETRAAARAKLQYMMVMVGYPDFLLKPDAVDKEYEFEVHEKTYFKNILNSIRFSIQLSVKKIRQEVDKSTWLLPPQALNAYYLPNKNQMVFPAGILQPTLYDPDFPQSLNYGGIGTIIGHELTHGYDDWGGQYDRSGNLLHWWTEASYSRFLRKAECIVRLYDNFTVYNQRVNGKHTLGENIADMGGLKLAYHAYQKWVREHGPEHPLPRLKYTHDQLFFIAFAQNWCIKRRSQSIYLQVLTDKHAPEHYRVLGSVSQFEEFGRAFHCPKDSPMNPAHKCSVW comes from the exons ATGGAGCCCCCGTATTCGCTGACTGCGCACTACGATGAGTTCCAAGAGGTCAAGTACGTGAGCCGCTGCGGCGCGGGGGGCGCGCGCGGGGCCTCCCTGCCTCCGGGCTTCCCGTTGGGCGCTGCGCGCAGCGCCACCGGGGCCCGGTCCGGGCTGCCGCACTGGAACCGGCGCGAGGTGTGCCTGCTGTCGGGGCTGGTGTTCGCCGCCGGCCTCTGCGCCATTCTGGCGGCTATGCTGGCCCTCAAGTACCTGGGCCCGGTCGCGGCCGGCGGCGGCGCCTGTCCCGAGGGCTGCCCTGAGCGCAAGGCCTTCGCGCGCGCCGCTCGCTTCCTGGCCGCCAACCTGGACGCCAGCATCGACCCATGCCAGGACTTCTACTCGTTCGCCTGCGGCGGTTGGCTGCGGCGCCACGCCATCCCCGACGACAAGCTCACCTATGGCACCATCGCGGCCATCGGCGAGCAGAACGAGGAGCGCCTACGGCGCCTGCTGGCGCGGCCCGGGGGTGGGCCTGGCGGCGCGGCCCAGCGCAAGGTGCGCGCCTTCTTCCGCTCGTGCCTCGACATGCGCGAGATCGAGCGACTGGGCCCGCGACCCATGCTGGAGGTCATCGAGGACTGCGGGGGCTGGGACCTGGGCGGCGCGGAGGAGCGTCCGGGGGTCGCGGCGCGATGGGACCTCAACCGGCTGCTGTACAAGGCGCAGGGCGTGTACAGCGCTGCCGCGCTTTTCTCGCTCACGGTCAGCCTGGACGACAGGAACTCCTCGCGCTACGTCATCCGC ATTGACCAGGATGGGCTCACCCTGCCAGAGAGGACCCTCTACCTCGCTCAGGATGAGGACAGTGAGAAG ATCCTGGCAGCATACAGGGTGTTCATGGAGCGAgtgctcagcctcctgggtgcaGACGCTGTGGAACAGAAGGCCCAAGAGATCCTGCAGGTGGAGCAGCGGCTGGCCAAC TTCACTGTGTCAGAGTATGACGACCTACGGCGAGATGTCAGCTCCATGTACAACAAGGTGACGCTGGGGCAGCTGCAGAAGATCACCCCCCAC TTGCGGTGGAAGTGGCTGCTAGACCAGATCTTCCAGGAGGACTTctcagaggaagaggaggtggtgCTGCTGGCGACAGACTACATGCAGCAGGTGTCGCAGCTCATCCGCTCCACACCCCACCG GGTCCTGCACAACTACCTGGTGTGGCGCGTGGTGGTGGTCCTGAGTGAGCACCTGTCCCCGCCATTCCGTGAGGCACTGCACGAGCTGGCACGGGAGATGGAGGGCAGCGACAAGCCACAGGAGCTGGCCCGGGTCTGCTTGGGCCAGGCCAATCGCCACTTTGGCATGGCGCTTGGCGCCCTCTTTGTACATGAGCACTTCTCAGCTGCCAGCAAAGCCAAG GTGCAGCAGCTAGTGGAAGACATCAAGTACATCCTGGGCCAGCGCCTGGAGGAGCTGGACTGGATGGACGCCGAGACCAGGGCTGCTGCTCGGGCCAAG CTCCAGTACATGATGGTGATGGTCGGCTACCCGGACTTCCTGCTGAAACCCGATGCTGTGGACAAGGAGTATGAG TTTGAGGTCCATGAGAAGACCTACTTCAAGAACATCTTGAACAGCATCCGCTTCAGCATCCAGCTCTCAGTTAAGAAGATTCGGCAGGAGGTGGACAAGTCCAC GTGGCTGCTCCCCCCACAGGCGCTCAATGCCTACTATCTACCCAACAAGAACCAGATGG TGTTCCCCGCGGGCATCCTGCAGCCCACCCTGTACGACCCTGACTTCCCACA GTCTCTCAACTACGGGGGCATCGGCACCATCATTGGACATGAGCTGACCCACGGCTACGACGACTGGG GGGGCCAGTATGACCGCTCAGGGAACCTGCTGCACTGGTGGACGGAGGCCTCCTACAGCCGCTTCCTGCGAAAGGCTGAGTGCATCGTCCGTCTCTATGACAACTTCACTGTCTACAACCAGCGG GTGAACGGGAAACACACGCTTGGGGAGAACATCGCAGATATGGGCGGCCTCAAGCTGGCCTACCAC GCCTATCAGAAGTGGGTGCGGGAGCACGGCCCAGAGCACCCACTGCCCCGGCTCAAGTACACACATGACCAGCTCTTCTTCATTGCCTTTGCCCAG AACTGGTGCATCAAGCGGCGGTCGCAGTCCATCTACCTGCAGGTGCTGACCGACAAGCATGCCCCTGAGCACTACAG GGTGCTGGGCAGTGTGTCCCAGTTTGAGGAGTTTGGCCGGGCTTTCCACTGTCCCAAGGACTCACCCATGAACCCTGCCCACAAGTGTTCCGTGTGGTGA